In Pongo abelii isolate AG06213 chromosome 5, NHGRI_mPonAbe1-v2.0_pri, whole genome shotgun sequence, a single genomic region encodes these proteins:
- the HMGN3 gene encoding high mobility group nucleosome-binding domain-containing protein 3 isoform X2, whose translation MPKRKSPENTEDKDGSKVTKQEPTRRSARLSAKPAPPKPEPKPRKTSAKKEPGAKISRGAKGKKEEKQEAGKEGTAPSENGETKAEEAQKTESVDNEGE comes from the exons tctCCAGAGAATACAGAGGACAAAGATGGATCCAAAGTAACTAAACAGGAG CCCACAAGACGGTCTGCCAGATTGTCAGCG AAACCTGCTCCACCAAAACCTGAACCCAAACCAAGAAAAACATCTGCTAAG AAAGAACCTGGAGCAAAGATTAGCAGAGGTGCtaaagggaagaaggaggaaaagcagGAAGCTGGAAAGGAAGGTACTGCACCATCTGAAAATGGTGAAACTAAAGCTGAAGAG GCACAGAAAACTGAATCTGTAGATAACGAGGGAGAATGA
- the HMGN3 gene encoding high mobility group nucleosome-binding domain-containing protein 3 isoform X3 translates to MPKRKSPENTEDKDGSKVTKQEPTRRSARLSAKPAPPKPEPKPRKTSAKKEPGAKISRGAKGKKEEKQEAGKEGTEN, encoded by the exons tctCCAGAGAATACAGAGGACAAAGATGGATCCAAAGTAACTAAACAGGAG CCCACAAGACGGTCTGCCAGATTGTCAGCG AAACCTGCTCCACCAAAACCTGAACCCAAACCAAGAAAAACATCTGCTAAG AAAGAACCTGGAGCAAAGATTAGCAGAGGTGCtaaagggaagaaggaggaaaagcagGAAGCTGGAAAGGAAG GCACAGAAAACTGA
- the HMGN3 gene encoding high mobility group nucleosome-binding domain-containing protein 3 isoform X1, with the protein MPKRKSPENTEDKDGSKVTKQEPTRRSARLSAKPAPPKPEPKPRKTSAKKEPGAKISRGAKGKKEEKQEAGKEGTAPSENGETKAEEIHISRSTVNVSTSRGTPPSTLSVKGQIETVRVKGTEN; encoded by the exons tctCCAGAGAATACAGAGGACAAAGATGGATCCAAAGTAACTAAACAGGAG CCCACAAGACGGTCTGCCAGATTGTCAGCG AAACCTGCTCCACCAAAACCTGAACCCAAACCAAGAAAAACATCTGCTAAG AAAGAACCTGGAGCAAAGATTAGCAGAGGTGCtaaagggaagaaggaggaaaagcagGAAGCTGGAAAGGAAGGTACTGCACCATCTGAAAATGGTGAAACTAAAGCTGAAGAG ATCCACATCTCTCGCTCAACTGTTAATGTCTCAACCTCCAGAGGCACCCCACCCAGCACACTGTCAGTAAAGGGGCAGATTGAAACAGTGAGAGTTAAGG GCACAGAAAACTGA
- the HMGN3 gene encoding high mobility group nucleosome-binding domain-containing protein 3 (The RefSeq protein has 1 substitution compared to this genomic sequence), whose product MPKRKSPENIEDKDGSKVTKQEPTRRSARLSAKPAPPKPEPKPRKTSAKKEPGAKISRGAKGKKEEKQEAGKEGTAPSENGETKAEEIHISRSTVNVSTSRGTPPSTLSVKGQIETVRVKGTVENSACLQ is encoded by the exons tctCCAGAGAATACAGAGGACAAAGATGGATCCAAAGTAACTAAACAGGAG CCCACAAGACGGTCTGCCAGATTGTCAGCG AAACCTGCTCCACCAAAACCTGAACCCAAACCAAGAAAAACATCTGCTAAG AAAGAACCTGGAGCAAAGATTAGCAGAGGTGCtaaagggaagaaggaggaaaagcagGAAGCTGGAAAGGAAGGTACTGCACCATCTGAAAATGGTGAAACTAAAGCTGAAGAG ATCCACATCTCTCGCTCAACTGTTAATGTCTCAACCTCCAGAGGCACCCCACCCAGCACACTGTCAGTAAAGGGGCAGATTGAAACAGTGAGAGTTAAGGGTACAGTAGAAAATTCTGCATGTTTGCAGTGA